One region of Malania oleifera isolate guangnan ecotype guangnan chromosome 6, ASM2987363v1, whole genome shotgun sequence genomic DNA includes:
- the LOC131158633 gene encoding probable pectinesterase/pectinesterase inhibitor 40 codes for MDEYSTNPSTTSTEQTQPPSKNLPRTQQKTITLAVFLITFISTLLLPPSLTVLLRSSHNSNNKDDHRTHKTPLTTHEGSSSTIFIKNACSSTLYPSLCLSTLSNSSSINNTNNNSNDNNDDEVVASFHHLLHSAINQTLNVAVASHSSISSILSATSVGTHYHPSNLSSQEKNVLEDCLDMLDQTLYELAQAIDDLRNFSSSHDHLPMCYCNLKTLLSAAMTNEHTCITGLEELAATDYSDIKISPNYMGLIQYLQNTLTPISQTISNCLALIKYVETNHNTPNYFQERDQTRQEDMQMLFTKMPRDGFPTWMTVGDQMLMERMALPKMKPNIVVASDGSGQYQTIREAVRMAPSRSNKRFVIQIKAGVYNESVEISREKVNLMLVGDGMNSTIITASRNFADGFSTFTSATLGVDGDKFLARDLTILNTAGPDKHQAVAVRVTSNAAFYRCNFSSYQDTLYAHSLRQFYRECTIQGTVDFIFGNAAAVFQNCLILIRRPIPGQENIITAQGREDPNQNTGISLHNCTIEAAQDFTISERANVTTFLGRPWRNYSRTMVMKSYLGDLINPQGWCKWDQYSTLDTVEYVEYMNFGPGSDTRGRVKWGGYRRNCTEDIAKQFTVEAFFHGADQWLDSTGFPHLRDP; via the exons ATGGATGAGTACTCAACTAATCCCTCCACCACTTCCACCGAACAGACACAGCCACCCTCCAAGAACCTCCCAAGAACCCAACAAAAGACGATCACTCTCGCCGTCTTTCTCATCACCTTCATCTCCACGCTCCTCCTCCCACCTTCATTAACTGTACTTCTCCGCAGCAGCCACAACTCCAACAATAAGGACGATCATAGAACCCATAAAACGCCACTTACCACCCACGAAGGCTCGTCCTCAACAATATTCATCAAGAACGCCTGCAGTTCCACCCTCTACCCCTCTCTCTGCCTCTCCACCCTCTCCAATTCTTCCTCCATTAACAACACCAACAATAACAGCAACGACAACAACGACGACGAAGTCGTAGCCTCCTTCCACCACCTTCTGCACTCTGCAATCAACCAAACCCTCAACGTCGCCGTCGCTTCCCACTCCAGCATCTCCTCTATTTTATCAGCAACCAGTGTAGGTACCCACTATCATCCTTCTAATTTGAGTTCTCAAGAAAAGAACGTGCTCGAAGATTGCTTGGACATGCTCGACCAAACCCTATACGAGCTAGCCCAAGCCATCGACGATCTTCGTAACTTCTCCTCCTCGCACGATCATCTTCCTATGTGCTATTGCAACCTCAAGACCCTTCTCAGTGCCGCCATGACCAACGAGCACACCTGCATCACAGGGCTGGAAGAACTCGCAGCAACCGATTATTCAGATATCAAAATCAGTCCCAATTACATGGGTCTAATACAATACCTCCAAAACACGCTCACCCCAATTTCCCAAACGATCAGCAATTGCTTGGCCCTTATCAAATACGTGGAAACCAATCACAATACACCAAATTACTTCCAAGAACGGGATCAGACCCGCCAAGAAGATATGCAGATGCTGTTTACAAAAATGCCAAGGGATGGATTCCCAACGTGGATGACGGTAGGTGATCAGATGCTCATGGAAAGGATGGCATTGCCGAAAATGAAGCCGAACATTGTAGTTGCCAGTGATGGAAGCGGGCAGTATCAGACTATCAGGGAGGCTGTGAGAATGGCGCCTAGCAGGAGCAACAAGAGGTTTGTGATTCAGATAAAGGCAGGAGTATACAATGAGAGCGTGGAGATTTCCAGAGAAAAGGTTAATCTAATGCTGGTTGGAGACGGAATGAATTCAACCATCATAACTGCCTCTAGAAACTTTGCTGACGGCTTTTCCACCTTCACTTCAGCCACCTTAG GTGTGGACGGGGACAAGTTCCTAGCCAGGGACCTAACCATCTTGAACACAGCAGGCCCAGACAAGCACCAGGCAGTTGCTGTAAGAGTGACCTCCAATGCTGCCTTCTACCGCTGCAACTTCAGTTCGTACCAGGACACCCTCTACGCTCATTCCCTCCGTCAGTTCTATCGTGAATGCACGATCCAAGGCACTGTTGATTTCATCTTTGGCAATGCAGCAGCAGTCTTCCAAAACTGCCTCATACTCATTCGCAGGCCAATCCCTGGTCAGGAGAACATCATCACTGCCCAAGGCAGAGAAGACCCTAATCAGAACACTGGCATTTCCCTTCACAACTGCACCATAGAAGCTGCACAAGACTTCACCATATCTGAGAGGGCAAATGTTACAACTTTCTTGGGTCGACCATGGAGGAACTACTCGAGGACAATGGTGATGAAGAGCTACCTAGGTGACCTGATAAACCCACAAGGGTGGTGCAAGTGGGATCAGTATAGCACTCTGGACACCGTAGAGTATGTAGAGTACATGAACTTCGGACCTGGATCCGATACTAGAGGCAGGGTCAAGTGGGGAGGCTACAGAAGGAATTGCACCGAGGACATAGCAAAGCAGTTCACAGTGGAGGCATTCTTCCATGGCGCAGATCAATGGTTGGATTCCACTGGTTTCCCTCACCTCCGTGATCCATAG